In the genome of Equus caballus isolate H_3958 breed thoroughbred chromosome 3, TB-T2T, whole genome shotgun sequence, the window CAGCTCAGTgggtctcttttctcctttcccgTCAACTGTTTTCAATCCATATTCACAAGCCACACACTCATCCTTTTCCACACACAGAATCTTCTCTTCCGGCTGCCAGAAAAAGTTCTTACTCTTCTTACCCAGAACATCCAAGCCATTTGGGAATGAAGACTTCAGGGGAGGTAGAACTAACAGAGCCTTGGAAGTCAAGGAGTCTGAGGTGAAGGGACCTCTGTTAGCGCCTCTGATGGGACTTCTGGGGTCCTTGCCCCTACCAGTCTCCGGGATGGCCCAGTTTTCCATGCACCAAATAAACTCCTTTATTTGcagactttttttctctccctgactGTAGGTGGGAAAGCAGATCTTGCTAATCTCCCTGGAGGCAGTGGGGGGGTCTCGGGGGGGCCCCTGAGTCTGGGAGAGGCTGCCTTGATCCTTCTCCGGGCCCACCTCAGCCGGTGCCCCCGACTCCAACTTCCCTGCCTCCAACTGAGGCCTGGCCTCAGAGCTCCTTTGGGACAAACTGACACAGAGTAAGCAGCTGCCGGCACTTTCTCCCACCCTCGCCTTTTTAAGCTTCTTTCTGGGCCAGATGCAGGCGGTCGGAGAAGTCCTTCCCCAGCCTTGGACCTGCAAATAAAGTAGCACGTTACTCTCAGCCAAGCTGCCCCAACTTTGGCCACATCTCCAGTTTGGCCCTCCTATTTg includes:
- the C3H16orf46 gene encoding uncharacterized protein C16orf46 homolog, encoding MDLAQKNETELENSESNEIQSTEETELTFTCPDERSEKNAICCLLNISDITLEQDERAHEFVIGTGWEEAVQGWGRTSPTACIWPRKKLKKARVGESAGSCLLCVSLSQRSSEARPQLEAGKLESGAPAEVGPEKDQGSLSQTQGPPRDPPTASREISKICFPTYSQGEKKSLQIKEFIWCMENWAIPETGRGKDPRSPIRGANRGPFTSDSLTSKALLVLPPLKSSFPNGLDVLGKKSKNFFWQPEEKILCVEKDECVACEYGLKTVDGKGEKRPTELASHLKVNDLQPFPPPAARTSLLANPEPCCLPWSLLPEKNLVCPPNPNSVRYLATLQLLQKQGVQNHKARLKAREPRPPGNTQKRVLTEAKQETRPETVETKVLSSSLLPFLTVSRVFIPVSAHRLL